In Aythya fuligula isolate bAytFul2 chromosome 6, bAytFul2.pri, whole genome shotgun sequence, the following are encoded in one genomic region:
- the METTL21A gene encoding protein N-lysine methyltransferase METTL21A isoform X1, with the protein MALVPYAEGWGLQGLRSPWATFRFAGRTLRLRQDWQRLGVAAVVWDAAVVLCAYLEMGSVDLRDRAVIELGAGTGLLGIVATLLGARVTITDREAALEFLESNVQANLPSELHPRAVVKELTWGKDLDNFPPGAFDFIFGADIIYLEETFGELLQTLEHLCSEQTVILLSCRIRYERDNNFLKMLKGHFSVYEVYYDSNRDIHIYKAQRHSHKDDF; encoded by the exons ATGGCGCTGGTGCCCTACGCGGAGGGCTGGGGCCTGCAGGGCCTGCGCAGCCCCTGGGCCACGTTCCGCTTCGCGGGGCGCACCCTGCGCCTGCGGCAGGACTGGCAGCGGCTCGGCGTGGCGGCCGTGGTGTGGGACGCG GCTGTCGTCCTGTGCGCGTACCTGGAGATGGGGAGCGTCGATCTCAGAGATCGGGCGGTGAtcgagctgggagctgggacgGGGCTGCTGGGAATAGTGGCCACGCTGCTGG GTGCTCGTGTTACCATCACAGACAGGGAAGCAGCACTGGAGTTCCTGGAGTCAAACGTACAGGCTAACCTACCTTCTGAACTCCATCCAAGAGCTGTGGTGAAGGAACTGACTTGGGGAAAAGACCTGGATAATTTCCCTCCAGGAGCATTTGACTTCATCTTCGGTGCAGACATCATTTATCTGGAAGAAACATTTGGGGAACTGCTTCAGACATTAGAGCATCTATGCTCAGAGCAAACTGTGATTCTTCTTTCCTGTCGTATCCGCTATGAACGGGATAACAACTTCTTGAAGATGCTGAAAGGCCATTTCTCTGTATATGAGGTCTACTATGATTCCAATAGGGACATTCATATCTACAAAGCACAGAGACACAGTCACAAGGATGACTTTTGA
- the METTL21A gene encoding protein N-lysine methyltransferase METTL21A isoform X2, with amino-acid sequence MALVPYAEGWGLQGLRSPWATFRFAGRTLRLRQDWQRLGVAAVVWDAAVVLCAYLEMGSVDLRDRAVIELGAGTGLLGIVSTVFQMLFTDINLRQTLVPPRCSCYHHRQGSSTGVPGVKRTG; translated from the exons ATGGCGCTGGTGCCCTACGCGGAGGGCTGGGGCCTGCAGGGCCTGCGCAGCCCCTGGGCCACGTTCCGCTTCGCGGGGCGCACCCTGCGCCTGCGGCAGGACTGGCAGCGGCTCGGCGTGGCGGCCGTGGTGTGGGACGCG GCTGTCGTCCTGTGCGCGTACCTGGAGATGGGGAGCGTCGATCTCAGAGATCGGGCGGTGAtcgagctgggagctgggacgGGGCTGCTGGGAATAGTG AGCACTGTATTCCAAATGCTGTTTACAGACATTAACCTGAGACAAACTCTTGTACCACCTAGGTGCTCGTGTTACCATCACAGACAGGGAAGCAGCACTGGAGTTCCTGGAGTCAAACGTACAGGCTAA